Proteins from a single region of Haloplanus sp. GDY1:
- a CDS encoding extracellular solute-binding protein → MERDTRLSRRQVLGTLAAGSTAGLAGCSGLLGGGGGGGDGTEGTNGSGNVEIPALSAFRGSGALVEGRSAPGGTSIEELPNLSGSLNLYIGGGEGGIYYEFVEMLQEIYPEFQVFASSASSSSLAQTVVEEVEAGAPQADVFWSIDASSLGFVADNDAYEPLPDEVVEPVPSGFRGEDNAWVGVAGRARSIPYNTEQLSEGDVPNKVREIPNTDALRGTMGWAPTYGAFKSFVTAMRLLRGEDAAREWLVSMREAGTEQYPNEFVISSQVADGALTAGFANHYYALRVKNSRPDAPLGLAFTENDAGALVNVAGALRIEGTEKGELVNNFVRHLLSSEAQEFFTTVSFAYPMISGVAPPGDLPTVDQLNPPNIDLSELSDLEPTLELMREADVLG, encoded by the coding sequence ATGGAGCGAGACACCCGCCTCAGTCGACGACAGGTGCTGGGAACACTCGCAGCTGGCTCGACGGCCGGTCTGGCCGGCTGTTCGGGCCTCTTGGGAGGTGGCGGTGGCGGTGGCGATGGAACCGAAGGAACGAACGGCTCGGGGAACGTCGAGATTCCGGCGCTGAGCGCGTTCCGGGGCTCGGGCGCGCTCGTCGAGGGCCGGTCCGCCCCCGGAGGGACCTCGATCGAGGAGCTTCCGAACCTGTCCGGGTCGCTGAACCTCTACATCGGCGGCGGAGAGGGCGGCATCTACTACGAGTTCGTCGAGATGCTGCAGGAGATCTACCCCGAGTTCCAGGTCTTCGCCAGCAGCGCCTCCTCGTCGTCGCTGGCCCAGACCGTCGTCGAGGAGGTAGAGGCCGGAGCGCCGCAGGCCGACGTCTTCTGGTCCATCGACGCGAGTTCGCTGGGGTTCGTTGCCGACAACGACGCGTACGAACCGCTCCCGGACGAGGTCGTCGAGCCCGTCCCGAGCGGCTTCCGGGGCGAGGACAACGCGTGGGTCGGCGTCGCGGGGCGAGCACGGAGCATCCCGTACAACACCGAGCAGCTGAGCGAGGGCGACGTCCCGAACAAGGTTCGGGAGATTCCGAACACGGACGCGCTCCGCGGAACGATGGGCTGGGCGCCGACGTACGGGGCCTTCAAATCGTTCGTGACCGCGATGCGACTCCTCCGGGGCGAGGACGCCGCCCGGGAGTGGCTCGTCTCGATGCGCGAGGCGGGAACGGAGCAGTACCCGAACGAGTTCGTCATCTCCAGTCAGGTCGCCGACGGTGCGCTCACCGCGGGCTTCGCCAACCACTACTACGCCCTTCGCGTCAAGAACAGCCGCCCCGACGCGCCCCTGGGCCTCGCGTTCACCGAAAACGACGCCGGGGCACTCGTCAACGTCGCCGGAGCACTGCGAATCGAGGGGACGGAGAAAGGCGAACTGGTCAACAACTTCGTTCGCCACCTGCTCTCCTCGGAGGCACAGGAGTTCTTCACGACCGTCAGCTTCGCGTATCCGATGATCTCCGGCGTGGCACCGCCGGGCGATCTGCCCACGGTCGATCAGCTGAATCCGCCGAACATCGACCTCTCGGAGCTGTCGGACCTCGAACCGACGCTCGAACTCATGCGAGAGGCTGACGTACTCGGGTGA
- a CDS encoding alpha-1 4-glucan-protein synthase, whose translation MSEDICVIVPTIREYECVRSYVDNAERHGVDTDRLEFVLVTEDHCPTGEMESMLDDLGVSGEVFDGSRREAWLEDHGVGEYGHLIPAKSHAQTSFGLLYLWAHDHPYGVFIDDDTRPHEDVDFFGTHLRNLHADRDVESVRSDENWVNVLYHGAEDHGLYPRGYPYAAMDETVETGTTHVDSVIASQGLWTNVPDLDAVRILMDGDLQGQAETRLDAADFGPDFVAEPGQYLTVCSMNLAFRREVIPAFYQLPMDDNEWSVGRFDDIWSGVFLKRAADLLGKEILTGDPLCRHDKAPRSTFDDLHNEVAGLELNEHLWKLVDDADPDGEVTYATAFAAMADALMEAEADYRNGEFLAYVGEHMHDWLDCLDELRSIERPVPADD comes from the coding sequence ATGAGCGAGGACATCTGCGTCATCGTCCCGACGATCAGGGAGTACGAATGCGTGCGATCCTACGTCGACAACGCCGAGCGCCACGGGGTCGACACGGACCGGCTGGAGTTCGTGCTGGTGACCGAGGACCACTGCCCGACGGGGGAGATGGAGTCGATGCTCGACGACCTGGGCGTCTCGGGCGAGGTGTTCGACGGGAGTCGGCGCGAGGCGTGGCTGGAGGACCACGGGGTCGGCGAGTACGGCCACCTGATCCCCGCCAAGAGCCACGCACAGACGAGTTTCGGGCTGCTCTACCTCTGGGCGCACGACCACCCCTACGGCGTCTTCATCGACGACGACACCCGGCCCCACGAGGACGTCGACTTCTTCGGGACGCACCTCCGGAACCTGCACGCCGACCGGGACGTGGAGTCGGTGCGCTCGGACGAGAACTGGGTGAACGTCCTCTATCACGGCGCCGAGGACCACGGCCTCTACCCCCGAGGGTACCCCTACGCGGCGATGGACGAGACGGTGGAGACGGGGACGACACACGTCGACAGCGTGATCGCCTCGCAGGGCCTCTGGACGAACGTGCCCGACCTCGACGCGGTCCGCATCCTGATGGACGGCGACCTGCAGGGACAGGCCGAGACGCGTCTCGACGCGGCGGACTTCGGCCCGGACTTCGTCGCCGAACCCGGCCAGTACCTCACCGTCTGCTCGATGAACCTCGCCTTCCGCCGGGAGGTGATCCCCGCGTTCTACCAGCTGCCGATGGACGACAACGAGTGGTCGGTCGGCCGGTTCGACGACATCTGGAGCGGCGTGTTCCTCAAGCGAGCGGCGGACCTGCTGGGGAAGGAGATCCTCACGGGCGACCCGCTCTGTCGACACGACAAGGCGCCCCGCTCCACCTTCGACGACCTGCACAACGAGGTGGCGGGACTGGAACTCAACGAACACCTGTGGAAACTGGTCGACGACGCCGACCCGGACGGCGAGGTGACCTACGCGACGGCCTTCGCGGCGATGGCCGACGCCCTGATGGAGGCGGAGGCCGACTACCGCAACGGCGAGTTCCTCGCCTACGTGGGAGAGCACATGCACGACTGGCTGGACTGCCTCGACGAACTGCGGTCCATCGAACGGCCGGTCCCCGCGGACGACTGA
- the ppk1 gene encoding polyphosphate kinase 1 — MPGPDDTDGPDLDDAEFYLNRELSHLEFQKRVLHEALDDRTPLLERVRFLGLFTKNLDEFFMKRVGGLKQQIDAGVTDPTVDGRTPREQWAEILETTGPMFGRQTDCYRDVVRPALAEAGIEIVDHEDLTDAERDRMQDYFEESVLPTLTPLAFDPAHPFPFISNLSLSLGVYVRHDPGEDPIFTRVKVPQNRPRLVPLDEGSRYVLLEDLIRAHLDLLMPNVEVVDTALFRITRNAEVRHNQEVAEDLIEAIEEVIEQRRFATAVRLEIGDDAPEEMVDLLREQLDLCPEEVVHRSGPLDYRDFMTLSDLDRPDLKREPWSPLPHPRFAEGPAGEVTVQGSDLFDEIARDDVLLHHPYHSFEGTVQRFLDAAANDPDVLAIKAAIYRTASDSQVIQRLIDAADNGKQVAVMVELKARFDEQNNLQWVRKLEENGIHVAYGTVGLKTHTKTALVVREEADGVKLYSHVATGNYHSETAKGYVDLGLLTADRDVGQDLVTVFNFFTGPSLDEEFRKLLVAPVTMRKRFTELIRREADHARAGRPARIVAKMNALEDPAIVEELYRASMAGVDIDLIVRDICRLRPGIEGISDTVTVHSVVGRFLEHSRIYYFENGAGAESPTEAGDGRAPEYYLGSADWMTRNLDHRVEAVAPVTDPDAREQLRFVLEVMLNDNRTRWTMNADGSYDQRTPGDDPEWATQSVLMDAARRAHDRDDERGIDTDHPASPGDLLVAPESADEAEAGPTDGRDAGGADPETADGRAGDGVDAPAVEDED, encoded by the coding sequence ATGCCCGGACCCGACGACACCGACGGCCCCGACCTCGACGACGCCGAGTTCTACCTGAACCGGGAACTGAGCCACCTGGAGTTCCAGAAGCGCGTCCTCCACGAGGCGCTCGACGACCGGACGCCGCTCCTCGAGCGGGTGCGCTTTCTCGGCCTCTTCACCAAGAACCTCGACGAGTTCTTCATGAAGCGCGTCGGGGGGTTGAAACAGCAGATCGACGCGGGCGTCACCGACCCGACGGTCGACGGCCGGACCCCCCGCGAGCAGTGGGCCGAGATCCTCGAGACGACCGGTCCCATGTTCGGCCGCCAGACCGACTGCTACCGCGACGTGGTTCGGCCCGCCCTCGCCGAGGCGGGGATCGAGATCGTCGACCACGAGGACCTGACCGACGCGGAGCGCGACCGGATGCAGGACTACTTCGAGGAGTCCGTGTTGCCGACGCTGACGCCGCTGGCGTTCGACCCGGCCCACCCCTTCCCCTTCATCTCCAACCTCAGCCTCTCGCTCGGCGTCTACGTCCGGCACGACCCCGGCGAGGACCCGATCTTCACCCGCGTGAAGGTCCCGCAGAACCGCCCGCGACTCGTCCCCCTCGATGAGGGGTCGCGCTACGTCCTCCTCGAGGACCTCATCCGAGCGCATCTCGACTTGCTGATGCCCAACGTCGAGGTCGTCGACACCGCCCTGTTTCGCATCACGCGCAACGCCGAGGTCCGACACAACCAGGAGGTCGCCGAGGACCTGATCGAGGCCATCGAGGAGGTGATCGAACAGCGGCGCTTCGCCACCGCCGTCCGCCTGGAGATCGGCGACGACGCCCCCGAGGAGATGGTCGACCTCCTGCGCGAGCAACTCGACCTCTGCCCGGAGGAGGTGGTCCACCGCTCCGGACCCCTCGACTACCGGGACTTCATGACGCTCTCGGACCTCGATCGCCCCGACCTGAAACGCGAGCCCTGGTCGCCGCTCCCCCATCCCCGGTTCGCCGAGGGGCCGGCCGGCGAGGTGACCGTCCAGGGGAGCGACCTCTTCGACGAGATCGCCCGCGACGACGTCCTCCTCCATCACCCGTATCACTCCTTCGAGGGGACGGTCCAGCGCTTCCTCGACGCCGCCGCCAACGACCCCGACGTGTTGGCGATCAAGGCCGCCATCTACCGCACGGCGAGTGACTCGCAGGTGATCCAGCGGCTGATCGACGCCGCCGACAACGGCAAGCAGGTGGCGGTGATGGTCGAACTCAAGGCCCGCTTCGACGAGCAGAACAACCTCCAGTGGGTGCGCAAACTGGAGGAGAACGGCATCCACGTCGCTTACGGCACGGTCGGGCTGAAGACCCACACCAAGACCGCGCTGGTCGTCCGCGAGGAGGCGGACGGCGTGAAACTCTACTCCCACGTCGCCACGGGTAACTACCACTCCGAGACGGCGAAGGGGTACGTCGACCTCGGCCTGTTGACCGCCGACCGCGACGTCGGGCAGGACCTCGTGACGGTGTTCAACTTCTTCACCGGCCCCTCGCTGGACGAGGAGTTCCGCAAACTGCTCGTCGCGCCCGTCACGATGCGAAAGCGGTTCACGGAACTGATCCGCCGGGAGGCCGACCACGCCCGCGCCGGCCGCCCCGCCCGCATCGTCGCGAAGATGAACGCGCTGGAGGACCCCGCCATCGTCGAGGAACTGTACCGCGCCTCGATGGCCGGCGTCGATATCGACCTGATCGTCCGCGACATCTGCCGCCTGCGGCCGGGGATCGAGGGGATCAGCGACACCGTCACCGTCCACTCCGTCGTCGGTCGCTTCCTGGAACATTCGCGGATCTACTACTTCGAGAACGGCGCGGGGGCGGAGAGCCCGACGGAGGCCGGCGACGGCCGCGCCCCCGAGTACTACCTCGGGTCGGCCGACTGGATGACCCGCAACCTCGACCACCGGGTCGAGGCCGTCGCCCCCGTCACCGACCCCGACGCCCGCGAGCAACTCCGGTTCGTCCTCGAGGTGATGCTGAACGACAACCGCACCCGCTGGACGATGAACGCCGACGGGAGCTACGACCAGCGGACGCCGGGCGACGACCCCGAGTGGGCCACCCAGTCCGTCCTGATGGACGCCGCCCGCCGGGCCCACGACCGGGACGACGAGCGCGGGATCGACACCGACCACCCGGCGAGTCCCGGCGACCTGCTCGTCGCCCCTGAGTCGGCGGACGAGGCCGAGGCGGGACCGACCGACGGGCGCGACGCCGGCGGCGCCGACCCGGAGACGGCCGACGGGCGCGCCGGCGACGGCGTGGACGCCCCCGCCGTCGAGGACGAGGACTAA